The following coding sequences lie in one Periophthalmus magnuspinnatus isolate fPerMag1 chromosome 24, fPerMag1.2.pri, whole genome shotgun sequence genomic window:
- the slc35f6 gene encoding solute carrier family 35 member F6: MAWTNYQLFLAGLMLTTGSINTLSAKWADMFEAKGCGKNAELHSFSHPFLQAVGMFLGEFCCLAVFYLLLCQDRRRPISQMNPGQSFNPLLFFPPAMCDMTATSIMYVALNMTSASSFQMLRGAVIIFTGLLSVAFLGRKLVTSQWVGILITILGLVIVGLADFVSGNRDDSHKLSDVITGDLLIIMAQIIAAVQMVLEEKFVYKHDVHPLRAVGTEGFFGFFVLSILLIPMYFIPVGSFSGNPRQVLEDALDAFCQIGHKPLIILALLGNTVSIAFFNFAGISVTKEISATTRMVLDSLRTLVIWAVSLALGWEHFHGLQVLGFLVLLLGTALYNGLHRPIMARIPCCASLAGEEEQTSEEERERLLNGDVRDQS; the protein is encoded by the exons ATGGCCTGGACAAACTACCAACTGTTTTTAGCCGGACTTATGCTAACAACCGGCTCTATCAACACTTTATCGGCGAA GTGGGCGGACATGTTTGAAGCAAAGGGTTGTGGAAAAAATGCTGAACTACACAGTTTTTCTCATCCATTTTTACAG GCAGTGGGTATGTTTCTGGGAGAGTTCTGCTGTCTGGCCGTGTTCTACCTGCTCCTGTGTCAGGACCGGCGCAGACCCATTTCTCAGATGAACCCAGGCCAGAGCTTCAACCCTCTGCTCTTTTTCCCTCCAGCCATGTGTGATATGACCGCCACCTCCATCATGTATGTGG CTCTGAACATGACGAGTGCGTCCAGTTTCCAGATGCTCCGGGGAGCTGTGATCATCTTCACCGGGCTGCTGTCAGTGGCATTTTTGGGCAGGAAGCTGGTTACGAGTCAGTGGGTTGGGATCCTCATCACCATATTAGGTCTGGTCATTGTGGGGCTTGCCGATTTTGTCAGTGGCAACAGGGATGATTCGCACAAACTCAGCGATGTTATCACAG GTGACCTGTTGATTATCATGGCTCAAATTATAGCTGCTGTTCAAATGGTTTTAGAAGAAAAATTTGTCTACAAACATGATGTACACCCACTGAGAGCTGTGGGCACTGAAG GGTTTTTTGGCTTCTTTGTGCTGTCTATCCTGCTCATTCCCATGTATTTCATTCCTGTTGGGAGCTTTTCGGGCAATCCTCGTCAAGTTTTGGAAGACGCCCTGGATGCCTTTTGCCAAATCGGACACAAGCCCCTCATCATCTTGGCTCTGCTCGGAAACACGGTCAGCATCGCTTTCTTCAACTTTGCGGGTATCAGCGTCACCAAAGAAATAAGTGCCACTACAAGAATGGTCCTGGACAGCCTCCGTACTTTAGTCATTTGGGCGGTTAGCTTAGCACTGGGGTGGGAGCACTTCCACGGACTACAGGTGCTAGGCTTTCTGGTGCTTCTTCTGGGCACAGCTTTGTACAATGGACTGCACCGCCCCATAATGGCCAGAATACCATGTTGTGCTTCACTCgctggagaagaggagcagaccaGTGAAGAAGAAAGGGAAAGGCTGCTAAATGGAGATGTAAGGGACCAGAGCTAA